In Alteromonas naphthalenivorans, one DNA window encodes the following:
- a CDS encoding error-prone DNA polymerase, with translation MYSELFCQSHYSFLTGASSPAQLVTTASFLGYEALAITDECSVAGVVRAYAEIKQQKLPIKLIVGSYFRFDDALSFVLLCPNKAAYTELCRIITNARRRSQKGEYQLAEWDLRTIRHCIFIWLPNTQEEKDNYWATWLTSQPNIKTYIGAQRLLDGYDHHRFATYTQLQEKFEFPVLACTGVLMHHVDNLPLQHVLHATQAHTQVSKLGRAALSNAERSLRTVSKLKKLFPEKWIANAIDVARGCLFSLAELRYQYPSELIPKGASPTTYLRERVEAGIKVRFPDGLSDVLRALIEKELSLIREQEYEYFFLTIYDIVQFAKSRKILYQGRGSAANSIVCYCLEITAVDPRQINVLFERFISKERNEPPDIDVDFEHQRREEIIQYIYEKYGRERTAIASTVICYRFKSAFKDVGKALGFSESQLSFVMKQINRRDSVIPWQSQLANLGLDPANERVKLLISITEQLLGTPRHLSQHVGGFVISSGPLYELVPVENAAMQERTIIQWDKDDIETLGLLKVDVLALGMLSAIRRTFDLLNKQFPINIDIPFITKLGDDQQVYDMICQADTVGVFQIESRAQMSMLPRLKPRRYYDLVVQIAIVRPGPIQGDMVHPYLLRRHGKEAITYPSEEVKEVLSRTMGVPIFQEQVIKLAMVAAGFSGGEADQLRRAMASWKKDGRIFEFKEKLIKGMVARGYDTSFSNNLFEQIKGFAGYGFPESHSASFAVLAYVSCWLKYYFPVEFYVALLNSWPMGFYTPSQLVLDAKRHHVTVQAPCVNASNYEHLIVECKGDKQIQLGLTLVKGLSEKSANLIVSCRPSTGYKNIEGVRTLAIRSDELEALASADAFRSIAGNRYQTRWRLMDKQADLPLFEHTNNEDTFNTAPSVAETLIEDYASIGLSVNDHPVALLHRERELGFITPAKALLQKPHKSIVKILGCVTGRQAPGSAAGVTFLTLEDHTGNINVVVWQATSRAQHKTFLKAKLMQIDGIIERSKEGVIHIIAGKLIDRTSWLEDISMPSRDFH, from the coding sequence ATGTATAGCGAACTTTTCTGTCAGAGCCACTATAGCTTTTTAACAGGGGCATCTTCGCCTGCACAGTTAGTGACTACCGCCTCTTTTCTAGGATACGAAGCGTTAGCGATTACCGATGAATGTTCTGTGGCGGGAGTGGTGCGAGCTTATGCTGAAATTAAACAGCAAAAACTCCCTATTAAGCTCATTGTCGGCAGCTATTTTCGCTTCGATGATGCATTGTCTTTTGTATTACTTTGCCCCAATAAAGCGGCATATACCGAGCTTTGTCGCATAATTACAAATGCCAGAAGACGCAGCCAAAAGGGTGAGTATCAACTTGCAGAGTGGGACTTGCGGACCATTCGTCACTGCATTTTTATATGGCTTCCCAATACTCAGGAAGAAAAAGATAATTACTGGGCGACTTGGCTAACCAGCCAACCCAATATAAAAACATACATAGGCGCACAACGTTTACTTGATGGGTATGATCATCATCGATTTGCGACTTACACACAACTACAGGAAAAATTCGAGTTTCCTGTTCTTGCTTGCACTGGCGTGCTTATGCACCATGTAGATAACCTTCCACTTCAACATGTTCTTCATGCCACCCAAGCACATACGCAAGTAAGTAAATTGGGGCGAGCAGCATTAAGCAATGCCGAGCGTAGCTTGCGTACCGTTTCAAAATTAAAAAAGCTTTTCCCTGAAAAGTGGATTGCCAATGCTATTGACGTGGCAAGAGGCTGTCTATTTTCGTTAGCAGAGCTACGCTATCAATATCCTTCTGAACTTATACCTAAAGGTGCATCGCCCACTACATATTTAAGGGAACGCGTAGAAGCCGGCATTAAAGTGCGTTTCCCAGATGGCCTGAGCGATGTGCTTAGGGCACTTATTGAAAAAGAACTCTCACTGATTCGCGAACAAGAGTACGAGTACTTTTTTCTTACCATTTATGACATTGTTCAATTCGCCAAATCGCGCAAAATCCTCTATCAAGGCAGGGGTTCGGCAGCTAACTCTATTGTGTGTTATTGCTTAGAGATTACCGCCGTTGATCCACGACAAATCAATGTGCTTTTTGAACGCTTTATCTCTAAAGAACGAAACGAACCGCCTGACATCGACGTAGATTTCGAGCACCAGCGACGTGAAGAAATTATCCAATATATCTATGAAAAATATGGCAGAGAAAGAACTGCCATTGCTTCTACGGTTATCTGCTATCGCTTTAAATCGGCGTTTAAAGATGTAGGTAAAGCCTTGGGCTTCAGTGAGTCGCAATTAAGCTTTGTGATGAAGCAAATTAATCGCCGCGACAGTGTCATTCCTTGGCAGTCTCAGCTTGCGAATTTAGGGCTCGACCCGGCAAATGAAAGGGTAAAACTTCTAATTAGTATCACCGAGCAACTTCTCGGCACGCCTCGACACCTTTCTCAGCACGTTGGTGGTTTTGTTATTAGTTCAGGACCACTGTATGAGTTGGTCCCTGTTGAAAATGCAGCTATGCAAGAGCGCACTATTATTCAGTGGGATAAAGATGATATTGAAACTCTAGGACTACTTAAAGTTGATGTATTAGCTTTGGGAATGCTAAGCGCCATTCGCCGGACCTTTGACTTACTTAACAAGCAATTCCCTATCAATATAGATATTCCTTTCATTACCAAATTAGGCGATGACCAACAGGTTTACGATATGATTTGCCAAGCTGATACCGTCGGCGTATTTCAAATTGAATCTCGCGCACAAATGTCGATGCTTCCTCGTTTAAAGCCTCGCCGTTATTATGACTTAGTGGTGCAAATAGCTATTGTTAGACCGGGCCCTATTCAAGGGGATATGGTGCATCCTTATCTTCTACGACGGCATGGAAAAGAAGCTATAACCTACCCTTCTGAAGAAGTAAAAGAAGTGTTATCGCGTACCATGGGAGTTCCAATTTTTCAGGAACAAGTGATAAAACTGGCCATGGTAGCGGCTGGCTTTAGTGGTGGTGAAGCAGATCAACTACGTCGCGCGATGGCCAGTTGGAAAAAAGACGGCCGAATTTTTGAGTTTAAAGAAAAGCTGATAAAAGGCATGGTAGCAAGAGGCTACGATACCTCTTTTTCAAATAATCTATTCGAACAAATTAAAGGCTTTGCTGGCTATGGCTTTCCAGAGTCCCACTCAGCATCGTTCGCCGTGTTAGCTTATGTATCATGTTGGTTAAAATATTATTTTCCTGTTGAATTTTATGTTGCCTTGTTAAACAGCTGGCCGATGGGTTTTTATACGCCCTCACAGCTGGTACTAGATGCAAAGCGCCATCATGTTACGGTACAGGCGCCTTGTGTGAATGCATCAAACTACGAACACTTAATTGTTGAATGCAAAGGCGATAAGCAAATTCAGCTTGGCCTAACGCTTGTAAAAGGCTTAAGTGAAAAGAGTGCAAACCTTATTGTTAGCTGCAGGCCGTCAACTGGCTATAAAAATATAGAGGGTGTGCGAACCCTCGCAATACGTTCTGATGAACTAGAAGCATTAGCAAGTGCAGATGCATTTAGAAGTATTGCAGGTAATCGCTATCAAACACGTTGGCGGCTAATGGACAAGCAAGCCGATTTGCCGTTGTTTGAACATACTAATAACGAGGACACGTTCAATACTGCTCCAAGCGTAGCTGAAACCTTAATTGAAGATTATGCTTCTATAGGGCTTTCGGTTAACGACCACCCTGTAGCACTGTTGCACAGAGAGCGAGAGCTAGGTTTTATTACCCCAGCTAAAGCTTTACTTCAAAAGCCTCATAAATCTATTGTAAAAATACTTGGATGCGTGACTGGGCGACAAGCACCGGGCAGTGCGGCTGGGGTTACATTTCTAACGTTAGAAGACCATACTGGAAATATCAATGTTGTAGTATGGCAGGCTACCTCTCGCGCCCAGCATAAGACCTTTTTAAAGGCTAAACTTATGCAAATTGATGGTATTATTGAACGCTCGAAGGAAGGGGTTATTCATATTATTGCGGGAAAATTAATAGACCGAACATCATGGCTTGAGGATATCAGTATGCCATCCAGAGACTTTCATTAA
- a CDS encoding acyloxyacyl hydrolase has product MFKTTFKLTVLALLLLPNLVQAKQTISVDYMNGFDDIDGIRFAYRPIEHNLSTGWFGDIKLYWELSAYHWEYGEENNHSTSYALSITPIFMKQISTVYDYPLFVEAGIGASFINDEKVAGKDIGSNYQFEDRLGLVLELDENQHVALRYMHFSNGGFNSNNPGLDFMNLSYAYSF; this is encoded by the coding sequence ATGTTCAAAACTACATTCAAACTTACCGTGCTAGCTTTGCTTTTACTACCTAACTTAGTTCAAGCGAAACAAACCATCAGCGTTGATTATATGAATGGCTTCGACGATATCGACGGCATTCGCTTTGCCTACCGCCCCATAGAACACAACTTAAGCACTGGATGGTTTGGTGACATCAAGCTTTACTGGGAACTTAGTGCATACCACTGGGAATACGGTGAAGAAAATAACCATAGTACAAGTTATGCACTATCGATAACGCCAATTTTTATGAAACAAATTAGCACCGTGTATGACTACCCTCTGTTTGTTGAAGCAGGTATAGGGGCAAGTTTCATCAATGATGAGAAAGTAGCAGGTAAGGATATAGGGTCTAATTACCAATTTGAAGATAGGCTAGGTTTAGTACTTGAACTTGATGAAAACCAACACGTCGCCTTGCGCTATATGCACTTCTCTAATGGTGGATTTAATAGTAATAACCCTGGTTTGGATTTTATGAACCTGTCGTACGCATATAGTTTCTAA